The following proteins are encoded in a genomic region of Enoplosus armatus isolate fEnoArm2 chromosome 11, fEnoArm2.hap1, whole genome shotgun sequence:
- the ift88 gene encoding intraflagellar transport protein 88 homolog isoform X4 — translation MENVHLAVEEDDLYSGYNDYNPTFDSEELENDVGFQQAVRTSHGRRPPMTAKFPGTAIGARPLASSFGSRNPMVSSMGRPMTGAVQDGAARPMTAVRAAGYTSSLTRGSNFDPLGQSRGPAPPLESKNEDTPEEKIKILEKKVNDLIEESCMAQSIGALQLALEKAKEAGRKERALVRQREQSGNAEHINLDLTYSVLLNLANQYSNNEMYPEALNSYQVIVKNKMFSNAGRLKVNMANIYVKQKNYPKAIKFYRMALDQISNAHKEMRIKIMQNIGVVFVRSDRERMKKAFQKLISVPLGIDDEDKYIPSNDDTSSNMVIEAIKNDKLHQMERDLKVLAEKFIMTAAKLIAPAIETSFATGFDWCVDMVKSSQYVELANDLEINKAITYLRQKDFNQAVETLKTFEKKDSRVKSAAATNLSFLYFLEKDYDQADRYADLAMNADRYNPAALINKGNTVFVKQDYEKAAEFYKEALRNDSSCTEALYNLGLTYKRLNRLEEALDCFLKLHAILRNSAQVMYQLANIYELLEDPQQAIEWLMQVISVTPTDPRALAKLGELHDVEGDKSQAFQHYYESFRYFPSNIDVIEWLGAYYIETQFCEKAIQYFERATLIQPTQVKWQLMVASCYRRSGNYQKALETYKDIHRKFPENVECLRFLVRLCTDMGLKEVQEYATKLKKVEKMKEIREQRVKSGREGSGRGRREGREGSAGSADSGHSSNSTKGERLSAKMRSLPGSNEPYEASSPKEIDASYVDPLGPQMERPKTGAKRRVEDDDFADEELGDDLLPE, via the exons ATGGAAAACGTCCATCTGGCTGTCGAGGAGGACGATCTTTATTCGGGTTACAACGACTATAATCCAACATTTGACTCCGAG GAGTTGGAGAATGATGTGGGCTTCCAGCAAGCAGTGAGGACAAGTCATGGAAGAAGACCTCCG ATGACTGCCAAATTTCCTGGCACTGCCATCGGAGCTCGGCCTTTAGCTTCTTCCTTTGGA TCTCGGAACCCCATGGTTTCTTCAATGGGCAGACCCATGACTGGAGCTGTGCAG GATGGAGCAGCCCGACCAATGACTGCTGTCAGAGCAGCTGGTTACACCTCCTCCCTGACCCGTG GCTCAAACTTTGACCCTCTGGGCCAGTCCAGAGGCCCCGCACCTCCACTTGAATCGAAGAATGAGGACAC ACCTGAGGAGAAGATCAAGATCCTGGAGAAGAAAGTGAATGACCTGATAGAAGAGAGCTGCATGGCACAGAGCATTGGAGCCTTGCAACTG GCTCTTGAAAAAGCCAAAGaggcagggaggaaggagagagcaCTGGTGAGACAGAGGGAACAGTCTGGCAATGCGGAACACATCAATTTAGACCTCACGTACTCT GTTTTGCTCAACCTTGCCAACCAGTATTCAAACAATGAGATGTACCCAGAGGCCCTGAACAGCTACCAGGTCATTGTGAAGAACAAGATGTTCAGTAACGCAG GCCGTCTGAAAGTCAACATGGCCAACATCTACGTCAAACAGAAGAACTACCCCAAAGCCATCAAGTTCTACCGAATGGCACTGGATCAGATCTCCAACGCTCACAAGGAAATGAGGATCAAGATTATGCAGAATATCGGGGTGGTCTTTGTCCGCA GCGATagggagaggatgaagaaggcCTTTCAGAAGCTCATTTCTGTTCCTCTGGGCATCGATGATGAAGACAAGTACATCCCCTCTAAT GATGACACCAGCTCAAATATGGTCATCGAGGCCATTAAGAATGACAAACTTCACCAGATGGAGAGAGATCT GAAAGTCCTGGCTGAGAAGTTCATCATGACCGCAGCCAAGCTCATTGCTCCGGCCATTGAGACTTCTTTTGCTACTGGATTTGACTG gtgtgtGGACATGGTGAAGAGTTCTCAGTATGTTGAGCTTGCCAACGATCTAGAGATAAACAAAGCCATCACCTACCTCAGACAGAAGGACTTCAACCAG GCAGTGGAAACTCTGAAGACATTTGAGAAGAAAGACAGCAGAGTGAAGAGTGCTGCAGCCACCAACCTCTCTTTCCTCTACTTCCTG GAGAAGGACTATGACCAGGCTGACCGATATGCTGACCTCGCCATGAACGCTGATCGCTACAACCCGGCAGCACTTATCAACAAAGGCAACACGGTGTTCGTCAAGCAAGACTATGAAAAGGCTGCAGAGTTCTACAAAGAAGCACTGAGGAATGACTCCTCCTGCACTGAGGCCCTCTACAACCTGG GTCTAACCTATAAGAGACTGAATCGTCTGGAAGAGGCTCTGGACTGCTTCCTGAAGCTCCATGCCATTCTGAGGAACAGTGCCCAAGTCATGTACCAGCTGGCCAA CATATATGAGCTTCTGGAAGATCCCCAACAGGCAATCGAGTGGCTGATGCAGGTCATCAGTGTAACTCCCACTGACCCCCGGGCACTGGCCAAACTGGGAGAGCTGCATGATGTTGAGGGCGACAAGTCCCAGGCTTTCCAGCACTACTACGAG TCCTTCAGGTACTTCCCCTCCAATATCGATGTAATTGAGTGGCTCGGGGCTTACTACATCGAGACACAGTTCTGTGAGAAGGCCATTCAGTACTTTGAAAGAGCCACACTCATACA aCCAACTCAGGTGAAGTGGCAGCTAATGGTGGCCAGCTGCTACAGAAGAAGTG gaaACTACCAGAAAGCTCTGGAAACGTATAAAGATATCCACCGCAAGTTTCCAGAAAATGTGGAAT gcCTGCGTTTCTTGGTGAGGCTGTGCACAGACATGGGATTGAAGGAAGTCCAAGAATACGCCACCAAGCTGAAGAAGgtggagaagatgaaggagatcAGAGAACAG aGGGTTAAGTCGGGGAGGGAGGGCAGTGGCAGAGGTCggagagaaggcagagagggCAGCGCTGGGAGTGCTG ACAGCggccacagcagcaacagcactaAAGGAGAGCGTCTGAGTGCCAAGATGAGGTCACTTCCTGGTTCCAATGAGCCCTACGAGGCCAGCAGCCCGAAAGAAATAG ACGCGTCCTATGTGGACCCGCTGGGGCCTCAGATGGAGAGACCAAAGACGGGAGCCAAGAGGCGCGTGGAGGACGACGACTTTGCAGATGAAGAGCTGGGAGACGACCTGCTGCCAGAGTAG
- the ift88 gene encoding intraflagellar transport protein 88 homolog isoform X7 translates to MENVHLAVEEDDLYSGYNDYNPTFDSEELENDVGFQQAVRTSHGRRPPMTAKFPGTAIGARPLASSFGSRNPMVSSMGRPMTGAVQDGAARPMTAVRAAGYTSSLTRGSNFDPLGQSRGPAPPLESKNEDTPEEKIKILEKKVNDLIEESCMAQSIGALQLALEKAKEAGRKERALVRQREQSGNAEHINLDLTYSVLLNLANQYSNNEMYPEALNSYQVIVKNKMFSNAGRLKVNMANIYVKQKNYPKAIKFYRMALDQISNAHKEMRIKIMQNIGVVFVRSDRERMKKAFQKLISVPLGIDDEDKYIPSNDDTSSNMVIEAIKNDKLHQMERDLKVLAEKFIMTAAKLIAPAIETSFATGFDWCVDMVKSSQYVELANDLEINKAITYLRQKDFNQAVETLKTFEKKDSRVKSAAATNLSFLYFLEKDYDQADRYADLAMNADRYNPAALINKGNTVFVKQDYEKAAEFYKEALRNDSSCTEALYNLGLTYKRLNRLEEALDCFLKLHAILRNSAQVMYQLANIYELLEDPQQAIEWLMQVISVTPTDPRALAKLGELHDVEGDKSQAFQHYYESFRYFPSNIDVIEWLGAYYIETQFCEKAIQYFERATLIQPTQVKWQLMVASCYRRSGNYQKALETYKDIHRKFPENVECLRFLVRLCTDMGLKEVQEYATKLKKVEKMKEIREQRVKSGREGSGRGRREGREGSAGSADASYVDPLGPQMERPKTGAKRRVEDDDFADEELGDDLLPE, encoded by the exons ATGGAAAACGTCCATCTGGCTGTCGAGGAGGACGATCTTTATTCGGGTTACAACGACTATAATCCAACATTTGACTCCGAG GAGTTGGAGAATGATGTGGGCTTCCAGCAAGCAGTGAGGACAAGTCATGGAAGAAGACCTCCG ATGACTGCCAAATTTCCTGGCACTGCCATCGGAGCTCGGCCTTTAGCTTCTTCCTTTGGA TCTCGGAACCCCATGGTTTCTTCAATGGGCAGACCCATGACTGGAGCTGTGCAG GATGGAGCAGCCCGACCAATGACTGCTGTCAGAGCAGCTGGTTACACCTCCTCCCTGACCCGTG GCTCAAACTTTGACCCTCTGGGCCAGTCCAGAGGCCCCGCACCTCCACTTGAATCGAAGAATGAGGACAC ACCTGAGGAGAAGATCAAGATCCTGGAGAAGAAAGTGAATGACCTGATAGAAGAGAGCTGCATGGCACAGAGCATTGGAGCCTTGCAACTG GCTCTTGAAAAAGCCAAAGaggcagggaggaaggagagagcaCTGGTGAGACAGAGGGAACAGTCTGGCAATGCGGAACACATCAATTTAGACCTCACGTACTCT GTTTTGCTCAACCTTGCCAACCAGTATTCAAACAATGAGATGTACCCAGAGGCCCTGAACAGCTACCAGGTCATTGTGAAGAACAAGATGTTCAGTAACGCAG GCCGTCTGAAAGTCAACATGGCCAACATCTACGTCAAACAGAAGAACTACCCCAAAGCCATCAAGTTCTACCGAATGGCACTGGATCAGATCTCCAACGCTCACAAGGAAATGAGGATCAAGATTATGCAGAATATCGGGGTGGTCTTTGTCCGCA GCGATagggagaggatgaagaaggcCTTTCAGAAGCTCATTTCTGTTCCTCTGGGCATCGATGATGAAGACAAGTACATCCCCTCTAAT GATGACACCAGCTCAAATATGGTCATCGAGGCCATTAAGAATGACAAACTTCACCAGATGGAGAGAGATCT GAAAGTCCTGGCTGAGAAGTTCATCATGACCGCAGCCAAGCTCATTGCTCCGGCCATTGAGACTTCTTTTGCTACTGGATTTGACTG gtgtgtGGACATGGTGAAGAGTTCTCAGTATGTTGAGCTTGCCAACGATCTAGAGATAAACAAAGCCATCACCTACCTCAGACAGAAGGACTTCAACCAG GCAGTGGAAACTCTGAAGACATTTGAGAAGAAAGACAGCAGAGTGAAGAGTGCTGCAGCCACCAACCTCTCTTTCCTCTACTTCCTG GAGAAGGACTATGACCAGGCTGACCGATATGCTGACCTCGCCATGAACGCTGATCGCTACAACCCGGCAGCACTTATCAACAAAGGCAACACGGTGTTCGTCAAGCAAGACTATGAAAAGGCTGCAGAGTTCTACAAAGAAGCACTGAGGAATGACTCCTCCTGCACTGAGGCCCTCTACAACCTGG GTCTAACCTATAAGAGACTGAATCGTCTGGAAGAGGCTCTGGACTGCTTCCTGAAGCTCCATGCCATTCTGAGGAACAGTGCCCAAGTCATGTACCAGCTGGCCAA CATATATGAGCTTCTGGAAGATCCCCAACAGGCAATCGAGTGGCTGATGCAGGTCATCAGTGTAACTCCCACTGACCCCCGGGCACTGGCCAAACTGGGAGAGCTGCATGATGTTGAGGGCGACAAGTCCCAGGCTTTCCAGCACTACTACGAG TCCTTCAGGTACTTCCCCTCCAATATCGATGTAATTGAGTGGCTCGGGGCTTACTACATCGAGACACAGTTCTGTGAGAAGGCCATTCAGTACTTTGAAAGAGCCACACTCATACA aCCAACTCAGGTGAAGTGGCAGCTAATGGTGGCCAGCTGCTACAGAAGAAGTG gaaACTACCAGAAAGCTCTGGAAACGTATAAAGATATCCACCGCAAGTTTCCAGAAAATGTGGAAT gcCTGCGTTTCTTGGTGAGGCTGTGCACAGACATGGGATTGAAGGAAGTCCAAGAATACGCCACCAAGCTGAAGAAGgtggagaagatgaaggagatcAGAGAACAG aGGGTTAAGTCGGGGAGGGAGGGCAGTGGCAGAGGTCggagagaaggcagagagggCAGCGCTGGGAGTGCTG ACGCGTCCTATGTGGACCCGCTGGGGCCTCAGATGGAGAGACCAAAGACGGGAGCCAAGAGGCGCGTGGAGGACGACGACTTTGCAGATGAAGAGCTGGGAGACGACCTGCTGCCAGAGTAG
- the ift88 gene encoding intraflagellar transport protein 88 homolog isoform X6: MENVHLAVEEDDLYSGYNDYNPTFDSEELENDVGFQQAVRTSHGRRPPSRNPMVSSMGRPMTGAVQDGAARPMTAVRAAGYTSSLTRGSNFDPLGQSRGPAPPLESKNEDTPEEKIKILEKKVNDLIEESCMAQSIGALQLALEKAKEAGRKERALVRQREQSGNAEHINLDLTYSVLLNLANQYSNNEMYPEALNSYQVIVKNKMFSNAGRLKVNMANIYVKQKNYPKAIKFYRMALDQISNAHKEMRIKIMQNIGVVFVRSDRERMKKAFQKLISVPLGIDDEDKYIPSNDDTSSNMVIEAIKNDKLHQMERDLKVLAEKFIMTAAKLIAPAIETSFATGFDWCVDMVKSSQYVELANDLEINKAITYLRQKDFNQAVETLKTFEKKDSRVKSAAATNLSFLYFLEKDYDQADRYADLAMNADRYNPAALINKGNTVFVKQDYEKAAEFYKEALRNDSSCTEALYNLGLTYKRLNRLEEALDCFLKLHAILRNSAQVMYQLANIYELLEDPQQAIEWLMQVISVTPTDPRALAKLGELHDVEGDKSQAFQHYYESFRYFPSNIDVIEWLGAYYIETQFCEKAIQYFERATLIQPTQVKWQLMVASCYRRSGNYQKALETYKDIHRKFPENVECLRFLVRLCTDMGLKEVQEYATKLKKVEKMKEIREQRVKSGREGSGRGRREGREGSAGSADSGHSSNSTKGERLSAKMRSLPGSNEPYEASSPKEIDASYVDPLGPQMERPKTGAKRRVEDDDFADEELGDDLLPE; the protein is encoded by the exons ATGGAAAACGTCCATCTGGCTGTCGAGGAGGACGATCTTTATTCGGGTTACAACGACTATAATCCAACATTTGACTCCGAG GAGTTGGAGAATGATGTGGGCTTCCAGCAAGCAGTGAGGACAAGTCATGGAAGAAGACCTCCG TCTCGGAACCCCATGGTTTCTTCAATGGGCAGACCCATGACTGGAGCTGTGCAG GATGGAGCAGCCCGACCAATGACTGCTGTCAGAGCAGCTGGTTACACCTCCTCCCTGACCCGTG GCTCAAACTTTGACCCTCTGGGCCAGTCCAGAGGCCCCGCACCTCCACTTGAATCGAAGAATGAGGACAC ACCTGAGGAGAAGATCAAGATCCTGGAGAAGAAAGTGAATGACCTGATAGAAGAGAGCTGCATGGCACAGAGCATTGGAGCCTTGCAACTG GCTCTTGAAAAAGCCAAAGaggcagggaggaaggagagagcaCTGGTGAGACAGAGGGAACAGTCTGGCAATGCGGAACACATCAATTTAGACCTCACGTACTCT GTTTTGCTCAACCTTGCCAACCAGTATTCAAACAATGAGATGTACCCAGAGGCCCTGAACAGCTACCAGGTCATTGTGAAGAACAAGATGTTCAGTAACGCAG GCCGTCTGAAAGTCAACATGGCCAACATCTACGTCAAACAGAAGAACTACCCCAAAGCCATCAAGTTCTACCGAATGGCACTGGATCAGATCTCCAACGCTCACAAGGAAATGAGGATCAAGATTATGCAGAATATCGGGGTGGTCTTTGTCCGCA GCGATagggagaggatgaagaaggcCTTTCAGAAGCTCATTTCTGTTCCTCTGGGCATCGATGATGAAGACAAGTACATCCCCTCTAAT GATGACACCAGCTCAAATATGGTCATCGAGGCCATTAAGAATGACAAACTTCACCAGATGGAGAGAGATCT GAAAGTCCTGGCTGAGAAGTTCATCATGACCGCAGCCAAGCTCATTGCTCCGGCCATTGAGACTTCTTTTGCTACTGGATTTGACTG gtgtgtGGACATGGTGAAGAGTTCTCAGTATGTTGAGCTTGCCAACGATCTAGAGATAAACAAAGCCATCACCTACCTCAGACAGAAGGACTTCAACCAG GCAGTGGAAACTCTGAAGACATTTGAGAAGAAAGACAGCAGAGTGAAGAGTGCTGCAGCCACCAACCTCTCTTTCCTCTACTTCCTG GAGAAGGACTATGACCAGGCTGACCGATATGCTGACCTCGCCATGAACGCTGATCGCTACAACCCGGCAGCACTTATCAACAAAGGCAACACGGTGTTCGTCAAGCAAGACTATGAAAAGGCTGCAGAGTTCTACAAAGAAGCACTGAGGAATGACTCCTCCTGCACTGAGGCCCTCTACAACCTGG GTCTAACCTATAAGAGACTGAATCGTCTGGAAGAGGCTCTGGACTGCTTCCTGAAGCTCCATGCCATTCTGAGGAACAGTGCCCAAGTCATGTACCAGCTGGCCAA CATATATGAGCTTCTGGAAGATCCCCAACAGGCAATCGAGTGGCTGATGCAGGTCATCAGTGTAACTCCCACTGACCCCCGGGCACTGGCCAAACTGGGAGAGCTGCATGATGTTGAGGGCGACAAGTCCCAGGCTTTCCAGCACTACTACGAG TCCTTCAGGTACTTCCCCTCCAATATCGATGTAATTGAGTGGCTCGGGGCTTACTACATCGAGACACAGTTCTGTGAGAAGGCCATTCAGTACTTTGAAAGAGCCACACTCATACA aCCAACTCAGGTGAAGTGGCAGCTAATGGTGGCCAGCTGCTACAGAAGAAGTG gaaACTACCAGAAAGCTCTGGAAACGTATAAAGATATCCACCGCAAGTTTCCAGAAAATGTGGAAT gcCTGCGTTTCTTGGTGAGGCTGTGCACAGACATGGGATTGAAGGAAGTCCAAGAATACGCCACCAAGCTGAAGAAGgtggagaagatgaaggagatcAGAGAACAG aGGGTTAAGTCGGGGAGGGAGGGCAGTGGCAGAGGTCggagagaaggcagagagggCAGCGCTGGGAGTGCTG ACAGCggccacagcagcaacagcactaAAGGAGAGCGTCTGAGTGCCAAGATGAGGTCACTTCCTGGTTCCAATGAGCCCTACGAGGCCAGCAGCCCGAAAGAAATAG ACGCGTCCTATGTGGACCCGCTGGGGCCTCAGATGGAGAGACCAAAGACGGGAGCCAAGAGGCGCGTGGAGGACGACGACTTTGCAGATGAAGAGCTGGGAGACGACCTGCTGCCAGAGTAG